Below is a window of Macadamia integrifolia cultivar HAES 741 chromosome 8, SCU_Mint_v3, whole genome shotgun sequence DNA.
TAATTTGGTTTATATATATTTCCCTCCCATCGatccccttctctttcttattttctctttttctcctccccATGATACTCTGTCTTTGTTCCTTTCCTGTGGCCTATTACAGGTGCTGGAAGCAAGGTTATTACTCCCATTTTGTTTATTCTTGCAGTTCTGGAACAGACTACTGCCCCCAGCTaaaatggaaaatgtttgtATTAACTGtttgttttgatatttgatTGTTAGTCCTTCTTGGGAGCTATAATATTTAGAATATGCTTTTGAGGCAGTTATAGAATTACTGGGGGAATGTCTATCTGAATGTGAGAAGCAAAAAAAAGGGACTGAATGTGGGAATTGAGAAACCCTCATGATTTGAACTGAGGTAAGATACACGATGTTACCTTGCGAGTGACCTGCCTAGTGGAATTTAGGTTTCTGATCACATTTATTGGATGGAGGAGAAGCCTAGGAATTCTTGTCCTGCTACATGCTGCAGCTAAAAGTAGGGTTACCTTGATTTCCTTAAACTGTGGTCCATGAAAAAGCATTAATTTTATTCTCACCGTTTAAAACTTTTTGAAACCTTCAGCTGAGCTTTGAACATTCATATTCCGGCAATGTTGCAGGATTATCATATTACACGACAGAAAACGGGTTATCAGAAGCGTTTTCACAGTATGGTCAAGTGATTGAAGGTGCGTTCTGTTATCTGACGTCTAATTATGTCAAAACTATCACCATCCTGATATAAATATGCAAGCATTCCAAGCTTATCTGTTCACTTTTACAGCTACAATAGTAATGGACCGAGTCTCTGACCGATCCAAAGGTTTCGGATTTGTAACCTTTGCCTCTGAAGATGAAGCCGCAAATGCCCGAGCTGAAATGGATGGCAAGGTGATATCCCAAAATACCCCATTCTTGTTCTTTTGTGATACACATTTTGTGGTAAAtaacataggaaatcattggcAGACGCTCAATGGTCGTGTTATTTTCGTGGACATTGCAAAATCCAAGAACTCTAAGGAAGGATTGCCTATAGCAAGAGGACCACCGGAACGATCAATTGACACTTGAATGACATACTTGTGCCCGTGTTGGTTTACCATTTTCCCTCCCCGAACTTGCACGAACTCATATAATTGACGTTGTTCAGATGTGTAACATATTGCAAATGAGTTTTGCAACTTCAGGTCGTACACAGATGTAATTCACTTTTTCTCTACTTaatgaagtttttctttttcttatattaaACTGCAGATGCGTAGGTTGGTGGATTTGGTATCGAGAATAAAACATACAtccaaagtggtgaactaagaaattgtttcttttgACTGGTGAAATCCATATTGCATAGAGCCTCACAGAATATTAATCAAAGTTTTGCCAGATCGCAAACCAACTAATTTAtcaaattttcaatgttttTGGTCATAAATACATGTTTTTCTGGCTGGGAGCCTACAACCAAGCTGTACCCTACTCCCAAATTAGTTTCCATTCAAAGCACAACCCCTCTTCCCAGAGACAaaaacaaggggaaaaaaattgggAGAGAAGACATATTATGATCAAAGTGGTGAACTGAGAAGTAACTTTCTTCTTTCTGTTTTATTCTAAAAGAATCTTTAAATtggataaaaataatattatcaaaattaattgaaaatgatTTGCCATTGTCATTCTTAAGCTGTCATGGTCTGAGTACAAATGTGAAAATGACAAGATTTCATCCTAGTTAAAAGGAAAAGTGTGTTatgctacccaaaaaaaaaaaatacaacttaTTTTGACCAACTTTGGTTACAAGaagatttttccaaaaatagcatcaAAATATCAGCCAAAATTTTTCTTGCATTGAAAAAATATCCTTTCTTAAGCGATAAACAATCCCTCTAACCTATAAAGTGGACCAACTATGCACCAGCTCTAGGACTGCTTGCGGTGCTTTCAACTAAAAGCTACAATAATAAATCTGCAGACTCAAGCACCACTCATACAACACTCTGGAGCATTGAAACCTCTGGTTATGCTGTTTTAACCTTGCGGGAGGGAGGTCGGCGGAATAAGCTGATGAGATCATCAACACCCTGCACAAAGACATGTTTCAATGTTCAGATAAGTTGGTGCTTTCCTGGCAGTGAGAAGTATGAAAAATAGGCAGGTGAGAGAGCATACCCTGGTTGTGATGACGAGAAAACTGAAGAGCAGTATCAAATATGATCCCAACACAAGAAGCAGAAGCAGGTCAAATGTTACGCTACCTACCTGCGATAATAAAATCAGAGTTTCAATCAGGGTTTAATTGGAAAAGATGAAAACAAAGTGCCCTCTCAACTGGTGACatcccctccccttcccttccATGTTGCGTAGAGCTGCAAAGAATATTCAGCCAAGTTTTGCCGGGGTCGCAAACCAACCGATTTATCATATTTTCAGTGTGGATCATAAATACATGCTTTTTGACCAGGATCCTACAACCAATCAGTACCCTACTACCAAATTAGATTCCATTCATAGCACAGCCCCGCTCCCCTTTCCCCAGAaaaatgggaaagagagagagcacaTGGTCCTTCCTGTTTGTCCTCCATATCAGCTTCATGTTCAAAGGTCTAAGCATGTTTTGGTGGAAATAAACAAGGATTTGGGGGACAGATGCCTGGTATTGGCTGGCTGGATTGGCCCAAACTCCGGCCATTTGGAGATCCCAAACGCCTGCTTCCACCAGATTTTAAAGAGGGATTGACAAGTGAATTGGGATCAGTCCCAGCCAATATCATGTTAACTCTGCTGTCCCCACCTAAAAAAAGGTCTCAAGAATCTTAAACCGCATCTACATTTTCTAGTTTGTTCCCGTTGAATTTTTTTATAACAAATACACAGCAGCTTTATTGATAGAAAAAAGATGCAGAGTACAAGAAGTAGAATAAGACATGAAGAAAAGGCCCAACACCTACCACAAGAGGACTACATCAGAGGATAAGGACAATACAGAGTGGTACAACGCCACCCCTAGCCAATTTAAGTGAAATGAAATTGGCCCATCTCctacaagaaaaagagagattccCTAAAGCAGAAGGGCTTAGTCTTACCTAACAAGATAGAAGTAACACTATGTCCCCTGCTATGAGCCTGAAGCCACTGAATTGCAAAAGAAAATCACCTTCCAGGATCATTGGGCTCCAACCATAGGGCAAAACTAACTTCAGCAATTGAATAATAGCCCTTAATTCTGCTGTAATGGAGTCAGCTATACCAGGAGGACCTAAAAAGTCCACAACAATATACCTATTGCTGAACATGGCTCCTATACCTGCCAACCCGGGTTGCCAACAGCACTATTGTTGGTGTTCAACCTAATGGTAATAGGAGGTGGTGATCCAAGATTGGCGAACCTGATTCCAGGTccaaagaagagaaacaatGAGGTCCCCAGTGCCGCATAGTACACAGATGTACCCCAAACGCCTCTGATGTCAAGGCCTATCTCGCAGTTGTTAACATGATGATCTAATAACCTCCTGAGGGATCCCCATTCAACTCTCCTAAACATCCTATTATTCCTCTCTTCCTAGTTTGTCCAAATGTTTGCCGAGAAGACAAATCGCCACATAACTTTCCCCTCTTACTAATTAAGGTCGACTGCCAAACTCCATGGGTTCTTGAATACCGTGGGGGAGATTCTAGATTAGACCAGATAAAGGCAAAAAGTGGACCCATATGGCCATTGTTTGACCTTACAAATCTAACCCTAACATTGAACATCATTTGCTCTTaccaaaattaaaaacaaaaaactatcATTGTGCTCTGGTACTGTAGTCAGTGGCTTATTGTTccctcttcccctttgattttcCTTGCTATTTTTACATTTTCTAGCTTCTAACTATAATCAGACAAACTAGTGAGAAAACTAAGATCTGCTTACTTGTCAGAAAATTCAAGTGAGCTAAGTTTCCATGCATTCAAATACAGGGCATAGTGATCAGTACCTGGTATATATTAAGTGTGGCTCTTGTCAAATCATAAAAAGTGAACATCCCATCAAGTAATTCATGCTGCACATTAACGTCAGCTGTGTGATCTGACAATTCCTGCCAAAGAAGCATAACGATTCAATTTTACAGCAAAGACTAAGATGAATACTGCAACCGCACAAAGTAATATTGTTTGGACTTgcaaaggcaaaaaaaaaaagagtttaatCATTTAATGGAGAATTGTTGCAAAAATAGGAAGGAGAAACCAGTAATACTTTAAGAAGAAAAACCAGTAGTTTAAGATCGAAAGAAATTTGTAGAAAATAATTGAGGATCCCATTCAGAACTACATAACAATCAGAACCACTTGAAAGTTCTGCAAAATTTCGGGATATTAATTagacctctcttttttttttttttgggggggggggagagagaagagagagNNNNNNNNNNNNNNNNNNNNGGGGTGGGTTCAAGTTCAAGGGCCTATTGGCCATCAAGCCATTACATAGTAGACCCACATAGGGGCCAAGCATAGATCCACAGAGGAGTCAACAAATGCTCAAAGCCACACTTCTTGGAAAGCAAGGAAAGTGGTGCAAACCAAGCACTGATGCACTTGAgaggagttgatcaagtgaCCAACCCTCAGGCAGAACTTCACTGAGTATGGCAAACCGTCAGGCCAAGACCCAGGCTACTGACCTTTTCAAAGTGTCCAAAAAGTATTACTGAATAATCACTATCGAGGATAGAATTTTTCACCTTTCTTGGGCCAAAAGCAACAGCAGCAGAGAACAAACGGAAAACCTTGGCAATTTACAGAGTCACAATGAGCTTCTAATCTGGATTCAGTATAGACCTAATGGGTGAAATGATGCAAATTAAACTCTCCAATTGGGCTTAGAAAGACTTTATTGGGTCATTAATGAGTTCTATGGGCTTTgcgcttttttatttttttatgggtttCATTGTAACGGACCTCAATTATAAGCCCATAAAGGTTGGGGGGTAAAGTAAGTGCACGGGATTAGTAGTTAAGGGTTTGAGTTAGAATAGGATTTAATAGCATTTAAGAGTTCCGTTTCTAGTTTATTTACTTAAACAGCATAAAAGAATGAATAGGAGTCCTTTCATGAGTAAGTTAAGGAAATTTGGAAGGTTTTTTATgttgggtgaataaaaaattcattaccaaagggaaagaaaggagCAGGGGGGTTTAGGGAACAACCAAATTACAAGGCTCTGCCATAAAGGGGAGACAAGGGcccacaaaaaataaacaaataaggaaGGGCCTGATTCCAACAAGGCAACCAAACCCAACACAAAGAAATCACACAACCAaggggcatatatatatatatatatataaatatataacagAAGATTCACTGGTTTGGCAGAGGAGAGAAATGATTCAAACAATAGGGGGAGATTTTGGCATTTGATTGTTCCCGACCACGTCTGCTCCACTgaccaaaaaaaatctctatgAATGTATACATTCTCCACCAATTAGATATGATTTGAATAATAGAACTGATATTTTTTCCAGAGTTTTGATGTTATTGAGCTGTGCATACAGGATTGGTATCCAAGAGCtgatctctttcttcttcttattttgatCTGTTCTAATCAGGTGTGGTTCTACCCTCTTCTcttctactattttttttttgtttttacttaTTATTTCTCTTGATTACATACCTGATATAATTGTAGTTATTGTTCCTAAAATCTTTCTAGAACCCTAAACTGCATTATGAAATAAGTTATTTGGTTTGGAAAATACACCAATCATCATTGAATAGATTGGCGAATGAAAATCTGAAGACGTTAGAAAAAATTCCTTCTAAATTTTCAGTTGACAAGACAGCATATGATGGgcatgttggtgtacgatgtcttgtattccgtcacagtttaatccagggagtactggtgcagcgcctcaacaggcaggacggcggtcctgcTAGCCGATTAGGGTCCAGCTAGCcgtttatttgagggcaattgtgtactttccggattagggtttttttgctatatatttatagcgagggtttctttctctgtaatgcaagcaatactgagaggtgtgagagacgagcgttgtaaccctattttccattgatagtgaagcaggatctcatctcaccggggacataggcaatcttgccgaaccttgtaaatctgtgtgcattgtttgttcttgttttttccattatcttctgcatcgttttagggttgcgtttctacagggCAGATCCAATTGATTCACCAGAGATATAGTTTGGACAATCAAATGGTGGCTGCATACGGCCCATGCACTAGCCACCGAGTTGCCAGGTATGGAGACAAATATTGCAGCTCGAAATGATATGGCTTTTCAACAATAAACCAGAAGACAAGACTACAGTGAGCTGTTTCCATATAAGAATTTACAGCAAAAGCGTATTGTAACATTTGTCTCTAAAAATATGAGGTACTACCATACTAGAATTAGAAAATATCAGAACATGTACGCAGAAAACACAAACTACAACATTAATATGTTGGATGAAACCATTGCAACAAGTGCTTTCTGGACATGGTAGTAGGTCTGTGGTTCGCTGTTAAGGTGAAAATTGGATTTCAATCCAGGTATTAATCCCACAAAATTCACCATTCCAACAAGCTGTCATCTCACTTTCAAGTGTTCAAGCATATACCAAAGCACATAAAGACAAGTTCACCAAATAAACACAAATGAAACTATAAGAAGACATACAAACCTTCTTCAACGCCAATATGAATGGATCATTCTTTTTGAGAAAAGGAGCCATTCTGGGTGTCCGAGACAGAAGATCCAACCATGACTCTATATAAAAGGGATTGACAGCCAAGCTGCTACCATCCGCAAAGATTTGAATCTTCTTTCCTTGGTGACCATAAATATGCCTCTGCAAAGAGAGAGGATTGAGATTAGGAACCAAAAAGAAATACATCTCCGTAATTAAAATATCCCAACTATGCTCTGTTGCACTTTCCACAGGGTGGCCGCGCGGCccggggggggggtgtgtggggtGTGGTGGGGTGTTAGTTAAGGTGGGTGTAATAAACCAACATGTCCTGGGAACCCTTGGTCCTAGTATTAGGCTAAAGGGGGCAACATCCAGGGAAGTCTCTCTGGAGGAAGTCATCGACttatattttccttctttaaatATATTTATGAAAATGTGCAGTTGAATCAATAATTTCTAAAGAAAGTGCAACAGAATGCAATTACTTAAATCTGTTGTCTTGTTAAAATGTGCTTTGGACACCTATGACAATTTATATCAGACCAAACAAAATTGGTTAATcacaaacaattaaaaaagCATACTTTTGCATATTTATGGTGGGAACTAATAAATGTATTAAATGTAAGGCAGATTCAATCTGAGAAGCATCTATTCAGTCTTTTCTGACAAGGATTAATTGCAAAAATTAGTGAGGAAACAGAATATAACATATTGAGCTATTTTCCCTTCTTAGTTCTTATTGAGATAGATCCTCTCAGACTCAACCTTTTGCTACTAATAATCccagaaaaatatataaaaagcaCTCTGATAACTAAAGGTTGGGATCAATTGCGGTCTAAAAGTTCAAAGAAGAAGCTAAAACTAAAAACCTTCCTTAAATACATCATCATTCTATAATAATGGATTACATAGAAATCTGGTCGTCACCTTGAGATCATAAATATATTTACAGCACCAATCCTCTAAGGTGTCAAACTGTATGAAGTCAGTTGTGAAAACAAtcgaggaaaaagaaaaaaacaagaagtGAGGAAACAGAAACTATCAAAGGGTGAAATGTTTCTGAGAAAGAACTAATATAAGATATAGTTAAAGGTAAAAGTGAAGGATCCACAGTTGCACTGGTTCAATTGAGAAGGTTGTGACTAAAATTGGGAGGGGAGAAGGAAGGATCACAGCTAGGAGCATGAGAACTGAATGAAACCAAGAGGTGGGCAACAAACCAGAAGTGTTTTACAGCTACATCAATTGATCCAGAGACAACAAATACTCTGACGTTGTTAATGGTCCAGTTGATGTGCCAAAGCAAAACTAGATGATGATGAAATCGAGCGATTTATTATATATCTCCAGTTGTTATTTTCCATTCAATTTTTAAGGTTGCAATCTATTGATAAAAAGGGAAATGTAAAGGTAGAACATCAAGTCATTTGGAATTTAcccggggaaaaaaaaaaaaaaaaaaaactaacaaacaaacaaaagcaaataacaaataatcaaaaaaaaaacccatcagTACAGTACTCGGCCCATGTACAGTTCTTACAGCTAGTTAGCAGGAGAAGCCCAAAAAATCCAGTTCTAAAGATATATGATAAAAGATTCTTGAGTATCCCTCTTTCGAGACACAAAATACCACAGCTGAAAGCGAAAGGTTTCCTAAGACCCTTTCTGCTTAACAGCATAGCTTCTCTAGGAACAAGGTTTGAGATTTCAGTTTCTCAATATCATCATAATTACCATATTATCCTCCTTCCTTCGGTATTTCACAAAAGCATACTAACAGAAGCTTCTCCTAAGTTTCTTGACAAAAATTGGTGAAGCAAGGTCCTGAAAAACTTGGCCCTCCAATGAGCTTCATAATATCCAGAATTCTATTCATTCAATACCAGTGAGGGTTTCGAGTCCCTCCATCCCCAATAAAAAAAGGGTCCGTTTTACTCATCACCAAGATATTTACCCTTATTATATTTAACTCATAACGGATCGGATTACATTTAACTCGTAACGGATCggactactctctctctctctctctctcctctctctagagttatttaatttttattttttttaaacctacAACTAGATTAAATTCTGTAACTTTGTATGTAATCACAATACAGAAATGTCCACAAGGAGTTCTTTTCTAGATTACTTGTAAGAAAAATATCTTACCGCAAGACTCTCAGCAACCAACTTGACACTTCTAGTAACTGCAGTTTCATTCACAAATTGCCTGTTGAATATACAAAAGCATTGAGTGATGGCAGCCTAAAACAGTTTCAGCAACAATGTAAGAATGGTTTAATTTCTGAGAATATTACCTGCTGTCATATAGGCCCCCAGTACTTTCTAATAATTCAGGAGCCACAGAAAGCTCTGAGAGGGTGGCAGCAGTAACTCTTAACCTTGAAAATTGCTCATGCTCCCAAGCTACCTACAGCAGACTTGACAGCATTAGCATAGACAGCAAAAAATTACCATATAAAAGAGCATTGAATGCATATAATATGTCAGGACAACATGCCAAAAATTTTGCATTCATAAGTTCAAGGAAATACACTACCAATCACACAAGTTTATGATATTTGACAGGATACATTGAATGATGAAAATAATATGATGTAGGCATCCAAGGGTGAATTTATGACAGGATAATAACAACTTAACAATTTTGTAAAACAATGCAAAGAAATTGGGTCTCTTGATCTtctaatgaaatatttttcttcataatttctctgttttagtgATTGCATGCTTTTACCACTAATTTGTGAAGAATGACCCATTTTCCTGTTTTCTTTTGGATcagcaaaaatagaaaaatgaactATTAAAACGTTATAGTACGCCAAAATAGACCAAAAAACAAGCACTCCTTTTTCACTTTACAAATACaaataaaccataaacaaaatATTTCCCCAGCCCTCTAAAGGaacaattttataaaaaaaaatatgaaaatgaaatAATGAGCAGGAGATTACTGAAGTAAACTTGATTATTATGGTTCAGGTAAATCATTTTCAGTTTTCCACAACAAAATCCTGAATCAATTTTTAGAATATGTCATTATGCACATTAAAGGCCAATAACAGGGTGCAAACTCTCTAGATAACAGAAACACCAATATGTTTGCCTGAACACACGAAAAAGCACATTTCAGGCACATCTCCTTACTCGTGG
It encodes the following:
- the LOC122086432 gene encoding small RNA-binding protein 11, chloroplastic, translating into MAAYRRIPQLFRHLSRSDCNSSSFRPSLFICNRGISSKLFVGGLSYYTTENGLSEAFSQYGQVIEATIVMDRVSDRSKGFGFVTFASEDEAANARAEMDGKTLNGRVIFVDIAKSKNSKEGLPIARGPPERSIDT